The genomic DNA CTTCAATGCCAATGAGATTCTTGTCACCTTCATGCTTTCCAGCATTGCGCTGCAGGTTCTGTACTATCTGGTGACCGGCCCGCTGCGCGATCCGCAAGGCTTCAACTTCCCCCAGTCGATCACCTTTTCTGCGTCTGCGACCTTTCCGATCCTGCTTGAAAACACCCGTGTCAACGCATCGCTTCTGATTGCTCTGGTGGTGTCAATTGTGGCCTGGGTTTTCATGCAGCGCAGTTTGATGGGTTACAAGCTGGTCGTTGGCGGTCTGGCGCCGCAGGCAGCGCGTTATGCCGGTTTTGGCGAGAAACGCGCGATCTGGATTGCGCTTCTGGCCGGCGGTGCCGCTGCCGGCGTTGCCGGTGTCGGCGAAGTCGCCGGACCCCTTGGCATGCTGCAACGGACGATTTCGCCGGGCTACGGCTTTACCGCCATTATCGTGGCGTTTCTCGGCGGCCTGCATCCGATCGGGATCGTGTTCTCCAGCCTGCTGATGGCGCTGATTTATGTCGGTGGCGATTTTGCACGCCTGTCCGTTGGATTGCCAAGTGCGGTAACGGATATTTTTCAGGGCCTGCTTCTGACGTTCTATCTTGCCAGTTCGCTGCTTCTTACCCACCGTTTGCGCCTGCGCCGCGCCGACAGGCCACTTGTTGTGGAGGCCGCAGAATGACCGCAACAATTATCTTCATTCTCGCCGGTACGCTGGCTGCCACCGTGCCGCTGCTGCTGGCCGCCATGGGCGAGCTGGTTGCGGAGAAATCCGGCATGCTCAATCTCGGTGTTGAAGGCATGATGGCGGTTGGCGCTGCCGCCGGATTTGTCACCGTTGCCCTGACCGGTTCTCATGCGCTGGGACTGCTGGCCGGTGGTCTTGCTGCCCTGATCCTGTCCGCCGTGTTTGCGCTTCTGAGTATCTTCTTTATGGCCAATCAGGTTGCTGCCGGGCTTGCCATCGGGATTCTCGGATTGGGGGTTTCCGCCGCTATCGGCAAGTCCTATGAAGGCACCACAGTGGCACCAATGCCGAACCTGTCGCTCGGTCCGCTCAGCGATATTCCAGTCATCGGACGGGCGCTGTTTACCCATGACATTATGGTTTATCTGGCCATCGTAACGGCTTTTGCAGTGTGGTTTGTCCTGCAGCGCACCAAGCTCGGCCTGATTATCCGGGCGGTAGGCGAATCGCCGCATTCCTCGCATTCTCTGGGTTATCCGGTCGCGCTGATCCGCACATGCTGCGTCCTGTTTGGCGGGGCAATGGCCGGCATTGGCGGTGCCTATCTGTCGATCGCCTATACGCCACTATGGGCCGATGGCATGGTCGCCGGACGCGGCTGGATTGTGGTTGCGCTGGTGGTGTTCGGAACCTGGATCGTGCCACGCATTACAATGGGTGCCTATCTGTTCGGTGCGTTTTCCCTGCTCGAATTATCAATTCAGGGTCTGGGACTGAATGTGCCTTCGCAATTGCTCTCGGCATCGCCCTACATTGTCACCATCATCGTTCTGGTGGTGATTTCCAGAAACCCCACCCTCATTCAGCTCAACAGCCCGATGAGTCTCGGTCAGACTTACCGGCCCAGCGGTTGAACGGATTTTCCCATAACAAAACGAAAACAGGAGACAGGCATGAACATACTTTCAAGAACGCTCAGGCAAATGGCGGCTGCCGCACTGGCGACCGCAATGCTTGCCGGTTCCGCAAACGCTGCGGAAAAACTGAAGATCGGCTTTATCTATCCCTCACCGGTTGGCGATGTCGGCTGGGCTCGTGAACTCGATGAGGGCCGCAAGAAGATTGAAGAAGCTTTTGGCGACAAGGTCGAAACCGTGGTCGTCGAAAATGTCCCCGAAGGACCAGATGCCGCCCGTATCATGAACCAGATGGCATCAACCGGTGCCGGTATGATCATGATCGGCTCGTTCGGTTATATGAATGACGGATTGAAGCTGGCGGCCCAGAAGCCGGACATCAGTTTCATTCATGCCAGCGGTTACAAGACGGCTGAAAATTTCGGTAATTTTCTGACCCGCAATTATGAAAGCGCTTATGTCGCCGGCATGGCGGCAGGCTTTGTCAGCAAGTCCAATACGCTGGGCGTGGTGGCCGCTTACGCCATTCCCGAAGTTGTCGGCATCATCAACGCTTTCACGCTTGGCGCGCAGAACACCAATCCGGATATTACGGTCAAAGTTGTCTGGCTGAATTCCTGGTTCAACCCGTCAAAGGCCCAGGAATCCGCAAAATCGCTGATTGCGCAATCCGCCGATGTGATTTTCTCGCTATATCAGGATACGCCGTCGGTGGTCTCAGTGGCAGAAGAGGAAGGCGTCTATGTCGTCAACACCTCCTCCGACATGAAGAAATATGCCCCGACGAAATTGCTCGCCTCGCTGACGATTGACTGGGGTCCGTATTTCATCGAGCAGGTCTCTGCTGTGCTGGATGGCACATTCAAGGGCACCGCCTATTGGGGCGGCATGGCCGATGGAACGGTTGGCGTCGCGTCCCTGAATGACGATCTGACCGCTGACCAGAAAGCCGCCCTGGACGGCGTGATGAAAGACATTGCGGCGGGCGGATTCCATCCGTTCACCGGTCCGATTGCCGGACAGGATGGCAGCGAGAAAATCGCCGCCGGTGCCACCATAGAAGACGGTGCGTTGCTTGGCATTGACTGGCTCGTCAAGGGCGTCGAGACCAAACTGCCGAACTGACTTTGACGTCAAACCAACCTGAACACCGCGCCTCAGCCGCGCGGTGTTTTCATCAAAAGGCCTGTCTTTAATGCAAGATCTCAAAGGCATGACGCTGCAAACCACATTGATGCATGCGCCCCGGTCCGGGTCAGTGGAAATCATTGAAGATGCGCTGATTGCAATCGATTCAGATGGCAGTATCAGCTCGGTTCTGAAGCCGGACGATCCGGCCTATGATGAAG from Pararhizobium sp. IMCC3301 includes the following:
- a CDS encoding ABC transporter permease — translated: MHRLYLEPRTERSALAPLLVSALAVGLTIIAGSGLFLIYGKSPIAGFYAIFIEPLLTRYGIGEILLKLGPLLLIAQGLAIGFRARVWNIGAEGQLIIGAILAAMIAIRFDGSNSVLMLPAMILAGALGGMGWAGIAAWLRTRFNANEILVTFMLSSIALQVLYYLVTGPLRDPQGFNFPQSITFSASATFPILLENTRVNASLLIALVVSIVAWVFMQRSLMGYKLVVGGLAPQAARYAGFGEKRAIWIALLAGGAAAGVAGVGEVAGPLGMLQRTISPGYGFTAIIVAFLGGLHPIGIVFSSLLMALIYVGGDFARLSVGLPSAVTDIFQGLLLTFYLASSLLLTHRLRLRRADRPLVVEAAE
- a CDS encoding ABC transporter permease, whose amino-acid sequence is MTATIIFILAGTLAATVPLLLAAMGELVAEKSGMLNLGVEGMMAVGAAAGFVTVALTGSHALGLLAGGLAALILSAVFALLSIFFMANQVAAGLAIGILGLGVSAAIGKSYEGTTVAPMPNLSLGPLSDIPVIGRALFTHDIMVYLAIVTAFAVWFVLQRTKLGLIIRAVGESPHSSHSLGYPVALIRTCCVLFGGAMAGIGGAYLSIAYTPLWADGMVAGRGWIVVALVVFGTWIVPRITMGAYLFGAFSLLELSIQGLGLNVPSQLLSASPYIVTIIVLVVISRNPTLIQLNSPMSLGQTYRPSG
- a CDS encoding BMP family ABC transporter substrate-binding protein, with product MNILSRTLRQMAAAALATAMLAGSANAAEKLKIGFIYPSPVGDVGWARELDEGRKKIEEAFGDKVETVVVENVPEGPDAARIMNQMASTGAGMIMIGSFGYMNDGLKLAAQKPDISFIHASGYKTAENFGNFLTRNYESAYVAGMAAGFVSKSNTLGVVAAYAIPEVVGIINAFTLGAQNTNPDITVKVVWLNSWFNPSKAQESAKSLIAQSADVIFSLYQDTPSVVSVAEEEGVYVVNTSSDMKKYAPTKLLASLTIDWGPYFIEQVSAVLDGTFKGTAYWGGMADGTVGVASLNDDLTADQKAALDGVMKDIAAGGFHPFTGPIAGQDGSEKIAAGATIEDGALLGIDWLVKGVETKLPN